In the genome of Vicia villosa cultivar HV-30 ecotype Madison, WI linkage group LG7, Vvil1.0, whole genome shotgun sequence, one region contains:
- the LOC131621102 gene encoding protein LYK5-like: MAWPNLITLIIFSFISNTISQQEYVNNKQLDCENTYNSTSGNVCNSVNSCQSYLTFKSNPPYNTLSSISKLLNASPSLVSQSNNNISTLQTIPSDTILTVPVTCSCSGNKNYYQHNTSYTLKTLGETYFSVANLTYEALTTCQALIAQNPYGIRNLTVGLNITVPLRCACPTKKQTDQGIKYLLTYLVSEGESVSSIADLFGVDPQTVIEANKLSSASIIFYFTPILVPLKNEPPKNIIKQASPPESPPPPPPANPEDSGSSSSKKWVIVGVAVGVVVLLLVVLALFFLCFYKRQPELPPPVGKPFSDSDNQKISDTITTTSTTQSWSLSSEGIRYAVDSLTQYKFQDLQNATMFFSEENKIKGSVYRASFKGDAAAVKILKGDVSSEINILKRINHANIIRLSGFCVYKGNTYLVYEFAQNNSLDEWLHSENKNKDYENSNSNSNSTCLSWFQRVQIAHDVADALNYLHNYANPPHVHKNLKSGNILLDGKFRGKVSNFGLARVMENEDNEGFQLTRHVIGTQGYMAPEYIENGLITPKMDVFAFGVVILELLSGREVVGGDKNNGLGDQLLLSSTVNQVLEGENVREKLRGFMDPNLRDEYPLDLAYSMAEIAKRCVNRDLNSRPNVSEVFMVLSKIQSSTLDWDPSDELERSRSVSQVSDSR, encoded by the coding sequence ATGGCATGGCCAAACTTAATAACACTAATCATCTTTTCCTTCATCTCAAACACAATCTCCCAACAAGAATACGTCAACAACAAACAACTAGATTGCGAAAACACATACAACTCAACATCAGGCAACGTTTGCAACAGCGTCAATTCATGTCAATCATACCTCACCTTCAAATCAAACCCCCCATACAACACTCTCTCTTCCATTTCCAAACTCCTCAACGCTTCACCTTCCCTCGTTTCCCAATCCAACAACAACATCTCCACCCTCCAAACCATCCCCTCCGACACAATCCTAACCGTCCCCGTTACCTGTTCCTGTTCCGGTAACAAAAATTACTACCAACACAACACTTCCTACACTCTCAAAACCCTCggtgaaacctatttctctgtcGCTAATCTCACCTACGAAGCTCTCACCACCTGTCAAGCTCTTATTGCCCAGAATCCTTACGGTATTCGAAACCTCACTGTTGGTCTCAACATAACTGTTCCTCTCAGATGTGCTTGTCCCACCAAGAAACAGACAGATCAAGGAATCAAGTATCTTCTCACGTACTTGGTCTCTGAGGGTGAATCCGTTTCTTCAATCGCTGATCTTTTCGGCGTTGATCCACAAACCGTTATTGAAGCAAACAAGCTTTCTTCTGCTTCCATTATTTTCTACTTCACACCTATTTTAGTCCCTCTCAAAAACGAACCACCGAAAAATATTATCAAACAAGCCTCCCCGCCGGAGTCTCCGCCGCCGCCTCCACCGGCGAATCCTGAGGATAGTGGTTCTTCCTCTTCTAAGAAATGGGTCATCGTTGGTGTCGCGGTTGGGgttgttgttttgcttttagtagTTCTTGCTTTGTTTTTCCTCTGTTTCTATAAACGGCAACCGGAACTACCTCCGCCGGTGGGTAAACCTTTCTCAGATTCCGACAACCAGAAGATTTCTGATACTATTACTACTACCTCCACAACTCAATCTTGGTCTCTTTCTTCTGAGGGGATTCGTTATGCGGTTGACTCGTTGACTCAGTACAAGTTTCAGGATTTGCAAAATGCAACCATGTTTTTCAGTGAAGAGAACAAGATTAAAGGTTCTGTCTATAGAGCTTCTTTTAAAGGTGATGCTGCTGCTGTTAAGATTCTGAAAGGCGATGTTTCTTCCGAGATTAACATTTTGAAGAGGATTAACCATGCTAATATTATAAGGTTGTCTGGTTTTTGTGTCTACAAAGGTAACACTTATCTTGTTTATGAGTTTGCTCAGAATAACTCTCTTGATGAATGGCTTCACTCTGAGAACAAGAACAAGGATTATGAGAATTCAAATTCGAATTCGAATTCTACGTGTTTGAGTTGGTTTCAGAGAGTTCAGATTGCTCATGATGTTGCTGATGCTCTTAATTACCTTCATAATTATGCTAATCCACCTCATGTTCATAAGAATTTGAAAAGTGGGAATATTcttttggatgggaaatttagaGGTAAAGTTTCAAATTTTGGGTTGGCGAGAGTTATGGAGAATGAAGATAATGAAGGGTTTCAATTAACAAGACATGTAATAGGGACTCAAGGTTACATGGCTCCTGAATATATTGAGAATGGTTTGATTACTCCAAAGATGGATGTTTTTGCTTTTGGTGTTGTGATTTTGGAGCTTCTTTCTGGAAGAGAAGTTGTTGGTGGTGACAAGAATAATGGTTTGGGAGATCAACTTCTTCTGTCATCAACTgtgaatcaagttcttgaaggGGAAAATGTTAGGGAGAAGCTTAGAGGTTTCATGGATCCAAATTTGAGAGACGAATACCCTTTGGATCTTGCATATTCAATGGCTGAGATTGCTAAAAGATGTGTTAATCGTGACCTGAATTCAAGACCAAATGTTTCGGAGGTTTTCATGGTTTTGTCTAAGATTCAGTCCTCTACATTAGACTGGGATCCATCTGATGAACTTGAAAGGTCCAGATCTGTTAGCCAAGTTTCTGATAGCAGATAG
- the LOC131619598 gene encoding uncharacterized protein LOC131619598, producing MVMQQERKINGTLFASNNVVEDGTGMINIVDGTKQSIGRGRGNGNFSAGRGRGNLKVCAYCGKTGHIIDNCYKKHGYPPSFGRGNSYVNQVEVDDSEKCAATSTSDNGSMSLTREQYQNLMMLLEKNTGSINITKGDKSYFANFNARSSAKKGLKKIGLAKELDGLYHLEDSERDSNIAIYLLVYIRHVYQQARHKCLSFSTSNNNAYEVFVLIHINIWGPFNTTSVHGFKYFLTILDDHSRHVWVVMLKSKAEVGQRIKDFVEMIETQFPKKVKIIRSDNGTELLMPVYYASKVLHVVFVMNRIPTKVLKNKSSYEVMNGVIPDLSLLRVFIEVVP from the exons ATGGTGATGCAACAAGAAAGGAAGATAAATGGAACTCTATTTgcaagcaacaatgttgttgAAGATGGAACAGGTATGATAAATATTGTTGATGGAACAAAGCAATCAATTGGTAGAGGAAGAGGAAATGGTAATTTCTCTGCAGGCAGAGGAAGAGGAAATCTTAAAGTTTGTGCCTACTGTGGTAAAACAGGGCATATAATTGATAACTGTTACAAGAAACATGGATACCCTCCAAGCTTTGGAAGAGGAAATTCATATGTTAATCAAGTGGAGGTAGATGACTCTGAAAAATGTGCCGCTACATCAACAAGTGACAATGGAAGCATGTCTCTTACTAGAGAGCAATATCAAAACTTGATGATGTTACTTGAGAAGAATACAGGCTCAATCAATATCACTAAGGGAGATAAATCATACTTTGCTAACTTCAATGCTAGGAGTAGT GCAAAGAAGGGATTGAAGAAGATTGGTTTGGCTAAAGAGCTTGATGGCTTATATCACTTGGAAGACTCTGAAAGAGATAGTAATATAG CTATATACCTACTAGTGTACATAAGGCATGTGTATCAACAGGCTAGACACAAATGTTTGTCTTTTTCCACAAGTAATAACAATGCATATGAGGTGTTCGTTCTTATTCATATAAACATTTGGGGGCCATTTAATACTACTTCTGTAcatggattcaaatattttttaaccaTTTTAGATGATCATAGTAGGCATGTGTGGGTTGTCATGTTGAAATCCAAAGCTGAAGTAGGACAAAGAATAAAGGACTTTGTTGAAAtgattgagacacaatttccaaaGAAGGTCAAAATAATTAGAAGTGATAATGGGACTGAGTTACTCATGCCTGTGTATTATGCTTCAAAAG TTCTGCATGTTGTATTCGTCATGAATCGTATTCCTACTAAGGTCTTGAAAAACAAATCCTCCTATGAGGTTATGAATGGTGTTATTCCTGATCTGAGTTTGCTTAGAGTGTTTATTGAAGTGGTTCCTTAA
- the LOC131617714 gene encoding ankyrin repeat-containing protein ITN1-like, producing the protein MEDQVRMIQTALYNFPPVDKSDFFEKTIKCDFLKKTERVSQETDIESEPSEVTDILPRCCENENQTELLSEVYKAGSTRLLNSSPLAEIRTPMKKNTMLHIAAWYGNDEIVTIVIERAPKLLFTFNTNNDSVLHVAARGGHISTVEKLLASYANEERPDIKMAWSEYTQKLYEIGKYNEKVIMGNLLEFIKLKNVEGNTMLHEAMLCRDKSIGRDKIFKIFKTQDSSENPLSIYCHEYALDLVNHAKQSVLYLAVKNGDNDAVKLILDNCPKDEAKPKGLSPIVAAIMMRNQEMMKIILENKPTWIHSRDKHTRLPLHYAAFIGYREGVDLLLGKCKCCTIKRDKYGYFPIHLASYRGHVEVVKKLLEIEYCPYPTEMLDTLHEHNIFHMAAKKGNHEVIRYLLQSDQIGELDKIYMINQKDKEGNTPLHLAAKSCHPKTVFYLTWDERVDYGLVNQKKQTAFEVVNEISQLDSSSTRQQLTLTALNSAGAKPNFERRQSDSSSSKSEESNESKWKWRKVYSKSYEISPNDSELKWHEVDSKSNETGSNESEWKWHEVGSKSNETGLKSSKSDSKSNETGSESSKSGSKSNESKENFNNTAQYFFLTGSDTQYKDRVQTLILVSTLIITASVAACFAVPGEAEGKAHNLYHAMFHFFIFFITISLFSSISATIILFWATLGLTKLVTFTLKIVMPLLGIALISLTLAFMAGLYTVISQLSWLANLFLVMAVIFVVLVILLYIVLFLPSASTRKSMRYISYYPFLFLAWLAE; encoded by the exons ATGGAAGACCAAGTCCGAATGATCCAGACTGCTCTCTATAATTTTCCGCCGGTAGATAAAAGTGATTTCTTTGAAAAGACAATTAAATGTGATTTCTTGAAAAAGACAGAACGTGTAAGTCAAGAAACTGATATTGAAAGTGAACCATCTGAAGTGACTGACATCCTTCCAAGATGTTGCGAGAATGAGAATCAAACTGAATTGCTTAGCGAGGTATACAAAGCTGGTTCAACGAGATTGTTGAATTCCTCTCCTTTAGCAGAAATTAGGACACCTATGAAGAAAAACACTATGTTGCATATTGCAGCTTGGTATGGCAATGATGAAATTGTGACCATTGTAATTGAACGTGCTCCAAAACTTTTGTTCACATTTAACACAAACAATGATAGTGTCTTACATGTTGCTGCAAGAGGTGGACACATCTCAACAGTTGAAAAGCTATTAGCAAGTTATGCTAATGAGGAACGTCCTGATATAAAAATGGCATGGTCAGAATACACTCAAAAGTTGTATGAAATAGGAAAATATAATGAAAAGGTAATTATGGGGAATCTATTAGAATTTATTAAACTGAAGAATGTTGAAGGAAACACTATGTTACATGAGGCAATGTTGTGTCGTGACAAGAGCATTGGAAgggataaaattttcaaaattttcaaaacccaaGATAGTTCGGAAAATCCATTGTCGATTTATTGTCATGAATATGCATTAGATCTTGTTAACCATGCAAAGCAATCAGTACTTTACCTTGCAGTTAAAAATGGGGACAACGATGCGGtcaaattaatattggacaaTTGCCCAAAGGATGAAGCTAAGCCAAAGGGGCTATCACCCATTGTAGCAGCAATCATGATGCGGAATCAAG AAATGATGAAGATCATATTAGAAAACAAGCCAACTTGGATCCATTCAAGGGACAAACATACAAGGCTTCCTCTTCATTATGCTGCATTTATAGGTTACCGTGAAGGTGTTGATTTATTACTTGGAAAATGTAAATGTTGCACCATCAAAAGGGACAAATATGGTTATTTTCCAATTCATCTAGCATCTTATAGAGGACATGTGGAAGTAGtgaagaagttgttagaaataGAATATTGTCCTTATCCAACAGAGATGCTTGACACTCTTCATGAGCATAATATTTTTCACATGGCAGCGAAAAAGGGAAACCATGAGGTTATACGCTACCTACTACAAAGTGATCAAATTGGTGAACTTGATAAGATTTATATGATAAATCAAAAGGATAAAGAAGGAAATACACCTTTACATCTGGCTGCAAAATCGTGTCATCCCAAAACAGTTTTTTACTTAACTTGGGATGAAAGAGTGGACTATGGTCTGGTTAACCAAAAAAAGCAAACAGCTTTTGAAGTTGTTAATGAAATTTCCCAACTTGATAGTTCATCCACTAGACAG CAACTTACACTCACTGCATTAAATTCTGCTGGCGCAAAACCAAATTTTGAAAGAAGACAAAGTGACTCAAGCTCATCAAAATCGGAGGAGTCGAATGAAAGTAAATGGAAGTGGCGTAAGGTTTACTCGAAATCATACGAGATTAGTCCGAATGACAGTGAGTTGAAGTGGCATGAGGTTGACTCAAAATCAAATGAGACTGGCTCGAATGAAAGTGAGTGGAAGTGGCATGAGGTTGGCTCGAAATCAAATGAGACTGGCTTGAAGTCAAGTAAAAGTGACTCGAAATCAAATGAGACTGGCTCCGAGTCAAGTAAAAGTGGCTCGAAGTCGAATGAAAGTAAAGAAAATTTCAACAATACTgcacaatatttttttttgacagGCTCCGACACCCAATATAAAGATAGGGTACAGACACTCATATTGGTTTCAACCCTCATAATCACTGCTTCGGTAGCAGCTTGTTTTGCTGTTCCAGGTGAAGCAGAAGGAAAAGCACACAACCTATATCATGCAATGTTCCattttttcatcttcttcatcacaatATCATTGTTCAGTTCCATTAGTGCTACTATCATACTCTTTTGGGCAACACTTGGATTGACTAAATTGGTGACTTTCACTCTCAAGATTGTTATGCCACTTCTTGGAATCGCTCTTATTTCACTAACTTTGGCTTTCATGGCTGGTCTCTACACTGTTATCAGTCAACTTAGTTGGTTGGCCAATCTCTTTTTGGTTATGGCAGTGATTTTTGTTGTGCTTGTGATTTTGTTATACATCGTCCTTTTCCTCCCATCAGCATCAACTAGAAAGTCCATGCGATACATCTCCTACTACCCTTTTCTTTTTCTAGCATGGCTCGCAGAATAA